Proteins found in one Sorghum bicolor cultivar BTx623 chromosome 1, Sorghum_bicolor_NCBIv3, whole genome shotgun sequence genomic segment:
- the LOC8061399 gene encoding muscle M-line assembly protein unc-89, producing the protein MAGKKPTPVKPAAPSTQRNGSAAPGSKSRPKQASEEAAAASAKAQSASKPRKITKEKPAAAKKKRDKPEPQVGGKRKKQQASADAATPAKKRKKGGEGPEPKPQKEATPAKKHKPSGKPEKPATPGKKQKPAVKPATPAKKQQPAGKSPTPAKKQKPAGKPATPSKKQQSTGKPATPAKKQQSTGKPATPAKKQQSPGKAATPAKKQQSPGKAATPAKKQQSPGKPATPAKKHQSPGRAEKPTPKKKHQSPGKAEKPTPKKQQSPGKARKPAAGATSLPKKQAKHEKPTPTKRKRGDDAPQKEAKSPKRAPADGEVHASTPVKKKRKDQKAAAADMGVCSFPMARVRQLMRVEDATIRVSSDAVFLINKASEFFLGKFAEDAYRNAVKDRKKSIIYDNLSTAVCSQKGLKFLSEFVPQRVAAEDALKAMAGNNL; encoded by the exons ATGGCCGGGAAGAAGCCCACCCCAGTAAAGCCCGCCGCTCCCTCCACCCAGCGCAACGGCAGCGCCGCCCCCGGCTCCAAGAGCCGGCCTAAGCAGGCTTCGGAGGAGGCCGCAGCCGCCAGCGCCAAGGCGCAGTCGGCCTCCAAACCTCGCAAAATCACCAAGGAGAAGCCGGCGGCCGCGAAGAAGAAGCGCGACAAGCCGGAGCCCCAAGTGGGCGGCAAGCGTAAGAAGCAGCAGGCGTCCGCCGACGCGGCCACGCCCgcaaagaagaggaagaagggCGGCGAAGGCCCGGAACCCAAACCCCAGAAGGAAGCAACGCCCGCGAAGAAGCACAAGCCATCCGGCAAGCCGGAGAAGCCTGCGACGCCCGGGAAGAAGCAGAAACCAGCCGTGAAGCCCGCGACGCCCGCAAAGAAGCAGCAGCCAGCCGGGAAGTCCCCGACGCCCGCGAAGAAGCAGAAGCCAGCAGGCAAACCCGCGACGCCCTCGAAGAAGCAGCAGTCAACCGGCAAGCCCGCGACGCCCGCGAAGAAGCAGCAGTCAACCGGCAAGCCCGCCACGCCCGCGAAGAAGCAGCAGTCACCCGGCAAGGCCGCGACGCCCGCAAAGAAGCAGCAGTCCCCTGGCAAGGCCGCGACGCCCGCAAAGAAGCAGCAGTCCCCCGGCAAGCCAGCGACGCCCGCGAAGAAGCATCAGTCACCCGGCAGAGCGGAGAAGCCCACGCCGAAGAAGAAGCATCAGTCACCCGGCAAAGCGGAGAAGCCCACGCCGAAGAAGCAGCAGTCACCCGGCAAAGCGCGGAAGCCCGCGGCGGGAGCGACCTCGCTCCCGAAGAAGCAAGCCAAGCACGAGAAGCCCACGCCCACCAAGAGGAAGCGCGGCGACGATGCGCCCCAAAAGGAGGCCAAGAGCCCCAAGAGAGCGCCTGCCGATGGGGAGGTTCACGCATCTACGCCCGTGAAGAAGAAGCGGAAGGACCAGAAGGCGGCTGCGGCAGACATGGGTGTGTGCAGCTTCCCCATGGCGCGGGTGCGGCAGCTGATGCGGGTCGAGGACGCCACCATCCGCGTTTCCAGTGATGCTGTCTTCCTCATCAATAAGGCTTCC GAGTTCTTTTTGGGGAAGTTTGCAGAGGATGCTTATCGCAATGCGGTGAAGGATCGTAAGAAGTCCATTATTTACGACAATCTTT CAACAGCTGTTTGCAGCCAGAAGGGTTTAAAGTTCCTTTCAG AATTTGTACCGCAGAGAGTTGCCGCCGAAGATGCTTTGAAGGCGATGGCGGGCAACAACTTGTAA
- the LOC8060860 gene encoding uncharacterized protein LOC8060860 produces the protein MPSLAAVAAGVVVDLLFAVATPGATLARAAMSLLKGGSAGTGDAAAAASPPCLPCGSFEEKVTRKVVLLLGCGISTLSFSSPVIIYWSLGSSLPETITFHSLWDLIATAANCLAWLLFGITQLHIEGNRVFGAEAVLVNLLGLIVYTLCTVIKIASDANVRSKGCIGAIVALCGPTFVVLYFTVFGPFKRESLAAIWISYGAALVQFCSQLLPFRSLFLLCRPPADAPPQHPNTKKLVIFSRGCNLIVYVYWAMYCVFTYKHDFFEAANIVGAVLALITFAIHLIYALEPQAAGPKAAA, from the exons ATGCCCAGCCTTGCCGCAGTGGCGGCAGGTGTCGTCGTCGATCTCCTCTTTGCCGTGGCCACGCCTGGCGCGACGCTTGCcagagccgccatg TCGCTGCTGAAGGGTGGAAGCGCAGGCACAGgcgatgcagcagcagcagcatctccACCCTGCTTGCCTTGCGGATCTTTTGAAGAGAAGGTCACGAGGAAGGTGGTGCTTCTGTTGG GTTGTGGAATTTCAACTCTATCCTTCAGTAGCCCGGTGATTATTTACTGGAGCCTTGGTAGCAGTTTGCCAGAGACCATTACCTTCCATAGCCTTTGGGATTTGATAGCCACAGCAGCTAACTGTCTAGCATGGTTGCTATTTGGTATCACACAATTACATATTGAAGGTAATAGAGTCTTTGGTGCAGAGGCTGTCTTAGTTAATCTTCTGGGCCTCATTGTCTACACACTGTGCACCGTAATCAAGATAGCAAGTGATGCAAATGTCCGTAGTAAG GGATGCATTGGAGCCATCGTCGCTTTGTGTGGTCCCACTTTCGTCGTTCTGTACTTCACCGTGTTTGGGCCCTTCAAGAGAGAAAGTTTGGCTGCAATATGGATCTCATATGGTGCAGCACTTGTGCAATTCTGCTCACAACTTCTGCCGTTTCGCAGCCTT TTCCTACTCTGCCGTCCTCCTGCTGATGCTCCTCCCCAACACCCCAACACGAAGAAGTTGGTCATCTTCTCCCGTGGTTGCAACTTAATTGTGTATGTGTATTGGGCGATGTACTGCGTTTTCACTTACAAGCATGACTTCTTTGAG GCAGCGAATATTGTTGGCGCTGTTTTGGCCTTGATCACTTTTGCAATTCACCTGATATATGCCCTGGAGCCGCAAGCAGCAGGGCCGAAAGCAGCAGCCTGA